Sequence from the Denitromonas sp. genome:
TTGCAACCGACCTTTCGTCCTCGGTCACTGGCAATCAGGCTGGGGTCGATTCGGGCCTCACTTCCTTCGCCAACTCGCTCACCTCTGACGGGTGGTCTGCCGCAGGTGGTTGGTTCCAGCGCGTTGGCATGGTGCGTGGTCAGATTGCGAACGTGATGTCTGAGTCGGTCGGCTCGGTCACTGCGCCGTCGCTGTCGGCGCTTCCCGCCGATGCGCGTTCGACGTTTCTGTCGAACAGCGTCACCACGGTCACCGAGGCGATCAACAAGAAGTCCGAAGAAAAGGCCAGTTACGCAAGTTCGAATACGGCCAAGCCGGAAGACATTGCCAGCCTGATCCCGAAGGACGCGCAGAGTGACATCAACCCCGGTTCGATCAAGGCCAACATGGACGCCAAGATGTCGTCCTTCGTCAACCGCACGATGCAGGACGTAGTGGAAATCGCAACCGGCGCTAATGGCCCCGGCACCACGCCTCTGTGCGGCACTGCGGGCCAGATGGGGGGGTCGCTCAATCGCATGAAGTGCGTCGGCGACTATCTTGCGGTTGCTCGCGCAGGCATTGCCGTTGCTGACGTTGCGATCAAGACGGCGGCTACCGCTTTGCGCGTCGTCGCGGGCACGCTCTCATCCGTCAAAGGCGTCGGCACCGGCCTCGATCTCGACAAGGTGGTGACGCCGATCTGGGATTGGGTGATCGAGGTGCCCGTCAAGCAGCTTGCCATGATGGCCTCGTACATCGAGCCTCTGGCCTTCTACTTCGGCGTCTTCCTGCCCAGCCTTCCGTACACGATTTTCATGATCGTGGTGGTCGGCTGGATTCTGGCGGTGCTCCAGTCGATCATTGCCGCGCCCCTGTGGGCGGTCATGCACATGACGCCCGACCGCACCTTCGTCGGAAGCCAGACGCAAGGCTACCTGCTCCTGCTGTCGCTATTCGCCCGCCCGGCGCTGGCCGTGGTCGGTCTGTTCGCCGCCGTTCTCGTTTCCGATCCCATCATCGACTACATCGCCAAGGGCTTCTTCGCCATGCGAGGCGCGGTTGTGTCCTCGACGGGGACGGTTGGCGCGATTGCCGAGTTCCTGACCTTCGCGTGGTGGTTCATGGTGTTCGGACTGACGCTCCTGCCCGTGCTCTACATGACGTTCGGCCTGCCGCAAATCCTGCCGGATCATGTGCTGCGTTGGATCGGCGCTGGCGTGAGCGACCTCGGCGAAACGAGCGCGGTCGGCCAGATGCGCGGCGGCATGGCCGCAGCCGGTGCTGGCGTCGGCGCTGCCGCAGGCCGCCTCGGTAACACACCCAAGGCGCGTCTGGGCCGTGGTGGCGGCCTTCTGCCGGACGACACGCCTCCGGGCGGTGGTTCTCCCGGTGGCGGAGGTGGTGGCGGTCGCAGTGGTGGCGGCGGTCGTTTGGCGCAGACCCTCAACACGAACCCGCAAGGGGTTGCCCCTCAAGCGCCGGAAATGCAGGCTCCGCCGCCTAGTCCGCCAGCGGATAACCGCCGTATGCGAGACAAGGTTGGCGAAGCCGCAGGCGTTGCGATTGGACGTGGAATCACTGGCGGCACGGCTGCCGCCGTCCGCACTGTGGGCCGTGCTGGAACCGTTGCGCTGTCGGCGGGCGCGGCTGGCGTTTCCGCCTATCAGGACTCTGACGGGGCGTCATTCGGCGAGCGGCTCGGTAACGCAAGACTGGCGGCAACCGGCGCTGGCATCATCGCGGGCACCGCCGCTGCGAAGATGACCGGCAGGGACTTTGCCAAGGCGGGGGAAACCGCCCTCAGCGAAGGCAAGGCCGCTTACTCGGAGGGCGCTGACGCCCGCATCGCTGCATTCAAGTCGGAGCTGCGTGGCGAAGCGCCGATCAGTGCGGGATCGCCGGGCGGGAGCGGTGCGGTGGATAGCTCCTACGATTCTCGGTATGCCCCGCCACCGTCTGACACGAATGCCGCTGGCGTTGCTGCGGGGGCCGTGGGCGCGGCTACTGCTGCCGCTTCGTCCTCGGCGGGCGCTGCTGCTGGCCCAAGCGCGACGCTCAGCACCGGAGGGAACGCCCCGTTGGGGGAGGTAGCCGGTGATGATGGATACGGGCAAGGTGAATCGGCAGCCAGCGCCGCAGCAATGGCT
This genomic interval carries:
- a CDS encoding DotA/TraY family protein, producing MAQMPFSPCDDASACTDASVDMLRRIFGGVVDALVTGADPDTVAASSNILATMFSFFNSGILIIGSLIVSYVAVMGTLNTANDGEAMGRNWSSLWTPVRIVAGGAVLLPTTSGFSFIQLVVMMFALWGVGFANGTYKTGMAMGILSPDGVVQGVNQPGTYYGMRDFARQYLAASYCARSANSIYADGGVSPQVQANPTQDKIKTTDGRTEYTFYIKDRNATTNLAGGEPFCGTVNVARYTAQAMSDPTAAALEQLRAAVQDKKVTAAADMMQELEAWVNTWPSDINQPGWENVDSDKFNTIVKKYEDKVATDLSSSVTGNQAGVDSGLTSFANSLTSDGWSAAGGWFQRVGMVRGQIANVMSESVGSVTAPSLSALPADARSTFLSNSVTTVTEAINKKSEEKASYASSNTAKPEDIASLIPKDAQSDINPGSIKANMDAKMSSFVNRTMQDVVEIATGANGPGTTPLCGTAGQMGGSLNRMKCVGDYLAVARAGIAVADVAIKTAATALRVVAGTLSSVKGVGTGLDLDKVVTPIWDWVIEVPVKQLAMMASYIEPLAFYFGVFLPSLPYTIFMIVVVGWILAVLQSIIAAPLWAVMHMTPDRTFVGSQTQGYLLLLSLFARPALAVVGLFAAVLVSDPIIDYIAKGFFAMRGAVVSSTGTVGAIAEFLTFAWWFMVFGLTLLPVLYMTFGLPQILPDHVLRWIGAGVSDLGETSAVGQMRGGMAAAGAGVGAAAGRLGNTPKARLGRGGGLLPDDTPPGGGSPGGGGGGGRSGGGGRLAQTLNTNPQGVAPQAPEMQAPPPSPPADNRRMRDKVGEAAGVAIGRGITGGTAAAVRTVGRAGTVALSAGAAGVSAYQDSDGASFGERLGNARLAATGAGIIAGTAAAKMTGRDFAKAGETALSEGKAAYSEGADARIAAFKSELRGEAPISAGSPGGSGAVDSSYDSRYAPPPSDTNAAGVAAGAVGAATAAASSSAGAAAGPSATLSTGGNAPLGEVAGDDGYGQGESAASAAAMAAGVSRAGAADSPSVIAAMPSYGPSDDPMAHPRDRFGGDPGDAYSAAVLQQDSSRPSEPEPPSLGE